One genomic segment of Desulfomicrobium sp. ZS1 includes these proteins:
- a CDS encoding PilZ domain-containing protein — protein MSDDKISDVEVFVHNKMVVSFACPQCKLEKEVAVERIKDVYHWNINATCRRCAHKFKVSFNFRKYYRKETYIHGLLYDSFESIDPAGDVIVTDISLTGVGFECNSCDFSVGSVLILRFILDDGERSKMEKKISIESIRGSKVGALFLGESNFDKVLGKYILPQ, from the coding sequence ATGAGCGACGACAAAATATCAGATGTTGAAGTTTTTGTGCACAATAAAATGGTTGTCTCTTTTGCCTGTCCCCAATGCAAGTTGGAAAAAGAAGTTGCCGTTGAAAGAATAAAAGACGTTTATCATTGGAATATAAACGCAACATGTCGTCGATGTGCGCATAAATTCAAAGTTTCTTTTAATTTTAGGAAATATTACAGGAAAGAAACATATATACATGGTCTTCTTTATGATTCTTTTGAGTCGATTGATCCTGCTGGAGATGTGATCGTGACGGACATTTCTCTGACAGGGGTTGGTTTTGAATGTAACAGTTGTGATTTTAGTGTTGGATCTGTTTTGATATTAAGATTTATTCTGGATGATGGTGAACGCTCAAAAATGGAAAAGAAGATATCGATAGAGTCTATACGCGGCTCAAAGGTTGGCGCTCTTTTTCTGGGCGAAAGTAATTTTGACAAAGTTCTCGGAAAATACATTCTTCCCCAATAA
- a CDS encoding deoxyribodipyrimidine photo-lyase — translation MNPRRVNMLRNTPLGQGPVLYWMHRDFRAADNWGLTYARLQALKNKQPVAVIFCLAPDFAEATAVHFNFLLDGLTKTAQALRQQNIPFFALSGIPGLEVAKFARTHKASLVVTDFDPLRVKMHWHKDLLSACKQAVHEVDSRNIVPARVVSDRREFMARTLRPKIKRLLVEFLDEFPVLPMHPHPWPTTVSAPDFTALRHKIRDDGRRQALCVEPGEQPARDLLRHFLQNKLPVYANRNDPNQDVCSNLSAHLHFGMLSAQRAALETQSCGLAGENVDSFLDELIVRRELSDNFCLHTPGYDTEEGFPAWAKESLHKHRNDPRPVIYSPEELEAARTHDPLWNAAQTQMLRSGRMHGYLRMYWAKKILEWSLSAADALRAAIRLNDRYSLDGRDSNGYTGIAWSIGGVHDRGWTERPIFGKIRFMNLAGARRKFDVDRFVRSWIAPQDDASI, via the coding sequence ATGAACCCACGTCGCGTGAACATGTTGCGAAACACCCCGTTAGGCCAGGGTCCGGTGCTGTATTGGATGCACCGGGATTTTCGGGCCGCCGACAACTGGGGGTTGACCTATGCCCGATTGCAGGCGCTCAAAAACAAGCAGCCTGTGGCGGTGATCTTTTGTCTGGCTCCGGACTTTGCGGAGGCCACTGCGGTTCATTTCAATTTTCTGCTCGATGGACTGACAAAAACGGCTCAAGCGCTCAGGCAGCAGAACATTCCCTTTTTCGCCCTGTCCGGCATTCCTGGCCTTGAAGTCGCGAAATTCGCCCGCACGCACAAGGCCAGTCTTGTCGTCACCGATTTCGACCCGCTGCGCGTCAAGATGCACTGGCACAAGGACCTGCTTTCGGCCTGCAAACAAGCCGTGCATGAAGTCGATTCGCGCAACATCGTGCCCGCGCGGGTGGTCTCGGATCGGCGCGAGTTCATGGCGCGGACCCTTCGCCCCAAAATCAAGCGCCTGCTGGTCGAATTTCTGGATGAATTCCCCGTTCTGCCCATGCATCCGCATCCATGGCCGACAACGGTCTCGGCGCCTGACTTTACCGCCCTGCGGCACAAAATCCGCGATGACGGCAGACGCCAGGCGCTGTGTGTCGAACCCGGCGAACAACCTGCCCGCGACCTGCTCCGTCATTTCCTGCAAAACAAACTGCCCGTCTACGCGAACCGCAACGATCCCAACCAGGATGTCTGTTCGAATCTTTCCGCCCACCTGCATTTCGGCATGCTCTCCGCCCAACGCGCGGCGCTTGAAACACAGTCATGCGGGCTGGCCGGAGAAAATGTCGACTCCTTCCTGGACGAGCTCATTGTCCGCCGTGAACTCTCAGACAATTTCTGCCTCCACACCCCAGGCTACGACACCGAAGAGGGCTTCCCCGCCTGGGCCAAGGAGAGCCTGCACAAACACCGGAACGATCCCCGCCCCGTCATCTACTCTCCGGAGGAATTGGAAGCGGCCAGGACCCACGACCCGCTCTGGAACGCGGCCCAGACCCAGATGCTTCGCAGCGGCAGGATGCACGGCTATCTGCGCATGTACTGGGCCAAAAAAATCCTGGAGTGGTCTTTGTCCGCAGCCGACGCGCTGCGCGCGGCCATCCGCCTCAACGACCGCTACAGCCTCGATGGCCGGGACAGCAACGGATACACAGGCATTGCCTGGTCCATCGGCGGGGTGCATGACCGTGGCTGGACCGAACGGCCGATTTTCGGCAAGATCAGGTTCATGAATCTTGCGGGGGCGCGTCGAAAATTCGACGTGGACCGTTTCGTAAGGTCCTGGATTGCGCCCCAGGATGATGCCTCAATCTGA
- a CDS encoding autotransporter assembly complex family protein yields MSALQGRLLLFVCLILALFPAPGLCASAEYTVGIPALPDGLTPLLSSVSDCVNLQENPPATPGLLRKRVANDIESFKSALQARGYFKAEVTGEVDTNTAPLAVRFLIEPGPRFVFEKPRLVLQPEDSARKHLRDSLSRIKAGEKYSSSTILDVETALLERLKEHGYPSPVAREKKVIADHATDTVSVSFTIDTGPAAKFGPTQILGLENVSDKVVTDELAWEEGSPYDRRKVDTTREQLIRTGLFRSVRISADHSGGLGIVDMGITLLEAPQRSVRAGLWYYSDLGLGTNVGWTHRNIFGAGQELRLDAELAENLQRAKSDLILPRMWHPRQTLGLSAQYEHEITDSYDSTNLSLSALMRRPVSELQVGYGLAYRLAEVENDELRRFNLFSVPLIAEFSNANNLLDPTSGITLAARMEPFTDIQDSETSFVLWNLSGRHYLPLSKNKSIVLATRGRYSLLAGANRDSIPEDMLLYAGGGGSIRGYAHQYAGELDEDDDPLGGVSAVDFSAELRFRINREYGVVLFGDGGGAFSGRNPSEKEDYFWGAGAGLRYFTPIGPIRADVAVPLDRRDGVDDPFQIYISLGQAF; encoded by the coding sequence ATGTCCGCTTTGCAGGGCCGTCTCCTTCTTTTTGTGTGCCTGATCCTGGCTTTGTTTCCGGCGCCAGGCCTCTGCGCATCCGCCGAATACACGGTCGGCATTCCGGCCCTTCCGGACGGCCTTACCCCCCTGCTTTCCTCCGTCTCCGATTGCGTGAACCTGCAGGAAAATCCTCCCGCGACTCCCGGCCTGCTGCGCAAGCGAGTGGCCAACGACATTGAATCCTTCAAAAGCGCGCTCCAGGCCAGAGGATATTTCAAGGCCGAAGTCACGGGAGAAGTGGACACCAACACGGCCCCGCTGGCCGTCCGGTTCCTGATCGAACCGGGACCGCGTTTTGTTTTTGAAAAGCCCCGGCTTGTGCTTCAACCCGAGGACTCTGCCCGCAAGCATCTGCGTGACTCCTTAAGCAGGATCAAAGCGGGCGAGAAATACTCGTCCAGCACGATTCTGGACGTTGAAACGGCTCTGCTGGAACGCTTGAAGGAACACGGATACCCCTCGCCCGTGGCCCGCGAAAAAAAAGTGATCGCGGATCATGCCACGGACACGGTCAGCGTCAGCTTCACCATCGACACCGGGCCCGCCGCGAAATTCGGCCCCACTCAAATCCTGGGGCTTGAAAATGTCTCGGACAAGGTCGTCACCGACGAATTGGCCTGGGAGGAAGGGAGCCCGTATGACCGGCGCAAAGTGGACACGACCCGCGAGCAACTCATCCGCACCGGCCTTTTCCGTTCGGTGCGCATCAGCGCGGACCACTCCGGGGGCTTGGGGATCGTAGACATGGGCATCACTCTGCTTGAAGCCCCGCAGCGCAGCGTGCGTGCGGGTCTGTGGTATTATTCCGATCTGGGGCTGGGTACCAACGTGGGCTGGACGCACCGCAACATTTTTGGCGCAGGCCAGGAATTGCGCCTCGATGCTGAACTGGCCGAAAACCTGCAGCGGGCCAAATCCGATCTGATCCTGCCACGCATGTGGCATCCCCGCCAAACCCTCGGGCTATCGGCCCAGTATGAGCACGAAATCACCGACAGTTACGATTCCACCAACCTTTCCCTCTCGGCCCTCATGCGCAGGCCTGTTTCGGAGCTGCAGGTGGGCTACGGGCTGGCCTACCGGCTGGCCGAGGTGGAGAATGATGAATTGCGGCGCTTCAACCTTTTCTCCGTTCCTCTCATCGCCGAATTCTCCAATGCCAACAACTTGCTGGACCCCACCAGCGGCATCACTCTGGCCGCCCGCATGGAGCCCTTCACCGACATTCAAGACAGTGAAACATCCTTTGTACTGTGGAACCTTTCAGGCAGGCACTACCTGCCTCTAAGCAAAAACAAGTCCATCGTCCTGGCCACGCGTGGACGCTACAGCCTGTTGGCCGGGGCCAACCGGGACAGCATCCCTGAAGACATGCTCCTGTATGCCGGCGGTGGGGGCTCGATACGCGGTTACGCCCATCAATACGCGGGCGAGCTCGACGAGGACGACGATCCCCTGGGCGGCGTGAGCGCCGTAGATTTTTCGGCGGAATTGCGTTTCCGCATCAACCGTGAATACGGAGTAGTCCTTTTCGGAGACGGGGGCGGCGCCTTTTCCGGCAGAAACCCTTCGGAAAAGGAGGACTATTTTTGGGGAGCCGGTGCCGGACTGCGCTACTTCACGCCCATCGGACCGATCAGGGCGGATGTGGCCGTGCCCCTTGATCGCAGGGACGGCGTGGACGATCCATTCCAAATTTACATCAGCCTGGGGCAGGCTTTCTGA
- a CDS encoding translocation/assembly module TamB domain-containing protein: MHPVISKRLRKSGLILLGCVVLSATCAGLILGTDKGRQGLLDTITRLTQTQAFHLEMEGLRLGETWTLDRLTVSDAGGPWLNAEKLSGRPLLTELLRGKISLRHVGIDRLEIQRLPESEETSETSEFSGPPSLSIAGMDIDSIRLAPEVAGREALLSLHGALALDANEPHARLRVARLDRTEDLAELDARLDLRKHTLDLHLDVHEEPQGLLHSALGMNGTQGISLQATGSGPMREWNLGFKSVISDVAQLAGNATISLDPAPNVELRALVTPGPAWNLYTGLPQEKTTLKAQGSWLDPILRITRLELQSPTGNLDGNATWNFENQTLASTANAHNVNVSWLMPENIRTGPINASASLHADPEGMRAQGTILLRELEISGHAVPAAEARLSLGIPADAEGWQVVTQLEAQTPSLPEGLRAWTMNATLGDDGSSYYAKALRLESDRLGLSANGTLDSLVNMHARLDLRKPPAGSTQKPVSAILDTTLEGRVNRATASMNASLEATAVRIDGLPPELEQLLGPNSRVRANFSLSPQLFSVHEAQLQARTTAKASGAYDLEKNTFQARLSAAFPEISNAAVRIAQGATLRASASGSPDAFGLNLSAATGNIGVQELSLSSANATATVLGLPARPSATVRATAVAEQEPVSLELKIESAKNLLRTTESALHLPETFLRFNGDIHPDPLFFIGDADFQSTDLRSLGRILKKEIGGELSVQARLDAPKGKQKVTLQGQGKSLSAIKARIAGASLSGTLGDPGLPDETDIELKLTSASLNDIKADTISARLRAVESGYGFDIGIVHASSRTDLAAKGVLSSDLSGLALEHLRGTLLRQELKLESPFSMTVSPSGTSWRETSLSFGPARLRSQGSISGEITNITADLTGFDPALLQPFFPELPSASVDARLGVKGAPSEPDAQLWVQARDISLKSSGLESLQGLDATANVRLLHNVLEAQASLASQDAIEINARLSSPMQIDLFAPALPLESPLSGQLTGHTKLMLLPHLLRLDDQTLEGDCALDFRIGGTWTDPKLSGTAQVRDARYENYRSGTIIQDLDMDSTADGSVLTATLSATDGATGTAEATGQVDLLTLRHIVDVLFSNFQLLRQDLIQSTAKGGLRLQGNPDGTELRGNITLDPTTVRLPAKTQADLAHIEVQEINVENPSPRAAGKTGNFLLGFDLRVAIPARLSVKGRGLDSEWSGNLHIGGNQLQPVITGEMNLLRGTFDFLDRTFTLNKGSLALGGETPPNPFLEVLGETRILENLVQVRISGPARDFRVNLSSVPSLPQDELLALILFGRSLRQISPLQAVRLAQAAAEITGFGASPDFLDSIKSSLGLQEVDVTKDEEDNTAVGVGGYFGGKYYIRTQSSVSGQDRTKVEVQLTPKISVETEVGSDSRQGGGVMWKHDY, encoded by the coding sequence ATGCATCCCGTCATATCCAAACGCTTACGAAAATCCGGCTTGATTCTCCTGGGCTGCGTGGTCCTCAGCGCCACATGCGCGGGCCTCATCCTGGGCACGGACAAAGGGCGGCAAGGGCTGCTGGACACCATCACCCGCCTCACCCAGACGCAGGCCTTTCACCTGGAAATGGAGGGCCTGCGGCTTGGCGAAACCTGGACCCTGGACCGCCTGACCGTCAGCGATGCAGGCGGCCCCTGGCTCAACGCTGAAAAACTGAGCGGGCGCCCGCTCCTGACCGAGCTGTTGCGGGGCAAAATCTCCCTGCGGCACGTGGGTATCGACCGCCTTGAAATACAGCGTCTGCCCGAGTCCGAGGAAACTTCCGAGACCTCGGAATTCTCGGGGCCACCTTCTTTAAGCATCGCCGGCATGGATATCGATTCTATTCGCCTCGCTCCGGAGGTCGCGGGGCGCGAAGCCCTGCTCTCCCTGCATGGCGCGCTGGCCCTTGACGCAAATGAGCCTCACGCCCGTTTGCGCGTGGCCCGGCTGGACAGAACAGAGGACCTGGCGGAGCTTGATGCCCGCCTCGATCTTCGCAAACACACCCTTGATCTGCATCTGGACGTGCACGAAGAACCGCAGGGGCTCCTGCACTCCGCCCTAGGCATGAACGGCACACAGGGCATTTCGCTGCAGGCCACAGGCAGCGGTCCCATGCGCGAATGGAACCTGGGCTTTAAGTCCGTGATTTCCGATGTCGCGCAACTGGCCGGCAACGCGACCATTTCCCTGGACCCAGCGCCAAACGTCGAGCTGCGGGCGCTGGTCACGCCCGGTCCGGCCTGGAACCTTTACACGGGCCTGCCGCAGGAAAAAACGACTCTCAAGGCTCAAGGGAGTTGGCTTGATCCCATCCTGCGCATTACCCGCCTTGAGCTGCAAAGCCCGACCGGCAACCTTGACGGCAACGCCACCTGGAATTTTGAGAACCAGACCCTTGCATCCACGGCCAACGCGCACAACGTGAACGTGTCCTGGCTCATGCCCGAAAACATAAGGACGGGCCCCATCAACGCTTCCGCCTCCCTGCATGCGGACCCAGAGGGCATGCGCGCGCAGGGAACAATTCTGCTGCGCGAGCTGGAAATCTCCGGACACGCCGTTCCCGCCGCTGAAGCACGCCTGTCCCTGGGCATTCCCGCAGACGCCGAGGGCTGGCAGGTTGTAACGCAGCTTGAGGCACAAACCCCGAGCCTGCCCGAAGGTCTGCGCGCCTGGACGATGAATGCCACCCTCGGCGACGACGGATCATCCTATTATGCCAAAGCGCTGCGCCTGGAATCAGACCGTTTGGGGCTATCGGCCAACGGCACCCTCGACTCCCTCGTGAACATGCATGCACGGCTTGATCTGCGTAAGCCGCCTGCGGGATCCACGCAAAAACCCGTGTCGGCAATTCTGGACACAACGCTTGAAGGGCGGGTGAACCGTGCGACTGCAAGCATGAATGCCAGCCTCGAAGCCACGGCCGTCCGGATCGACGGCTTGCCCCCGGAGCTTGAACAGCTGCTGGGTCCAAACAGTCGCGTGCGGGCCAACTTCAGCCTATCTCCGCAGCTCTTCAGCGTGCACGAGGCGCAGCTGCAGGCGCGGACAACGGCAAAAGCCAGCGGCGCGTACGACCTGGAGAAGAACACGTTTCAGGCCAGGCTCAGCGCCGCCTTCCCGGAAATCAGCAATGCGGCCGTGCGCATCGCGCAGGGGGCAACCCTGCGCGCCTCGGCCTCGGGCAGCCCGGACGCCTTTGGGCTGAACCTTTCCGCCGCAACCGGAAATATCGGCGTGCAGGAGCTGTCCCTTTCCTCTGCCAATGCGACAGCCACAGTGCTCGGCTTGCCTGCCCGGCCCAGCGCCACCGTGAGGGCGACGGCCGTGGCCGAACAGGAGCCCGTCAGCCTTGAGCTGAAAATCGAATCCGCCAAAAACCTGCTGCGTACCACGGAATCCGCCCTGCATCTCCCGGAAACATTCCTGCGTTTCAACGGCGACATTCATCCGGACCCGCTTTTTTTTATCGGCGATGCGGATTTTCAAAGCACTGATTTGCGCTCTCTTGGCCGCATCCTGAAAAAGGAAATCGGAGGCGAACTTTCCGTGCAGGCCCGCCTCGATGCACCCAAAGGGAAACAAAAAGTCACCCTACAGGGGCAGGGAAAATCCCTGTCCGCCATCAAAGCCCGCATCGCCGGAGCCTCCTTGAGCGGCACGCTGGGCGATCCCGGACTGCCGGACGAAACGGATATCGAGCTGAAGCTGACGTCGGCGAGCCTGAACGACATCAAGGCCGACACGATAAGCGCGAGACTGCGCGCAGTGGAGTCAGGCTACGGATTCGACATCGGCATCGTCCACGCTTCTTCCCGCACCGACCTCGCGGCCAAAGGAGTACTGTCTTCGGACCTAAGCGGCCTTGCCCTTGAACATCTTCGCGGAACCCTGCTGCGCCAAGAACTCAAGCTTGAATCCCCCTTCAGCATGACCGTCTCGCCCTCCGGAACAAGCTGGCGGGAAACCAGCTTGAGTTTTGGCCCGGCGCGGCTGCGCTCTCAGGGCAGCATTTCGGGCGAAATCACGAATATCACCGCCGACCTGACCGGCTTCGACCCTGCGCTGTTGCAGCCTTTTTTCCCTGAGCTACCGAGCGCCAGCGTTGACGCCCGGCTTGGCGTCAAAGGCGCGCCCTCGGAACCGGACGCGCAGCTCTGGGTGCAGGCCAGGGATATCAGCCTGAAATCTTCCGGCCTTGAGAGTCTGCAGGGCCTCGACGCCACGGCCAACGTGCGCCTGCTTCACAATGTACTGGAAGCGCAGGCCTCCCTGGCCTCACAAGACGCCATCGAAATAAACGCGCGCCTTTCAAGCCCCATGCAGATCGACCTCTTTGCGCCAGCGCTGCCTCTGGAATCGCCCCTTTCCGGGCAACTCACGGGGCACACCAAGCTCATGCTGCTGCCGCACCTTCTGCGCCTTGATGATCAGACCCTGGAAGGAGATTGCGCTCTCGATTTTCGCATCGGTGGCACATGGACCGATCCGAAGCTCTCGGGCACGGCTCAGGTGCGCGATGCGCGCTATGAGAACTACCGCAGCGGGACCATTATCCAGGACCTGGACATGGACTCCACGGCCGACGGGTCCGTCCTGACGGCAACCCTGTCCGCTACGGACGGCGCAACGGGCACGGCCGAGGCCACAGGCCAAGTGGACCTTTTGACACTCAGGCACATTGTCGATGTGCTTTTCAGCAATTTTCAACTGCTGCGCCAGGACCTGATACAAAGCACGGCAAAGGGCGGCCTGCGCCTGCAGGGAAACCCGGACGGGACTGAGCTGCGCGGAAACATCACCCTCGACCCGACCACAGTCCGTCTTCCGGCGAAAACCCAGGCCGATCTGGCGCATATTGAAGTCCAGGAAATCAATGTTGAAAATCCTTCGCCGCGCGCTGCAGGCAAAACCGGGAATTTCCTGCTCGGCTTTGATCTACGTGTGGCGATCCCGGCCCGTCTGAGCGTGAAAGGCCGGGGCCTGGACTCGGAATGGTCCGGAAACCTGCATATCGGCGGCAACCAGCTCCAGCCCGTGATCACTGGCGAAATGAACCTGTTGCGCGGCACGTTCGATTTTCTCGACCGCACCTTCACCTTGAATAAAGGCTCCCTGGCCCTGGGCGGCGAGACCCCGCCCAACCCCTTCCTGGAAGTGCTCGGCGAAACCCGAATCCTGGAAAATCTCGTCCAGGTACGCATCAGCGGTCCCGCCAGGGATTTTCGGGTGAACCTGTCTTCGGTTCCAAGCCTGCCCCAGGACGAACTGCTGGCCCTGATCCTTTTCGGCCGCTCGCTACGACAGATATCCCCGCTGCAAGCGGTGCGCCTTGCCCAGGCGGCCGCGGAAATAACCGGTTTCGGGGCAAGTCCGGATTTTCTGGACTCCATCAAATCAAGCCTGGGGCTCCAGGAAGTGGACGTGACCAAAGACGAGGAGGACAACACCGCCGTCGGCGTCGGCGGCTACTTCGGGGGCAAATATTACATTCGCACCCAAAGCAGCGTTTCGGGGCAGGATCGGACCAAGGTCGAAGTGCAGCTCACTCCGAAAATCAGCGTGGAGACCGAAGTGGGATCAGATTCCCGGCAGGGCGGAGGGGTGATGTGGAAACACGATTATTGA